The following proteins are encoded in a genomic region of Maribacter hydrothermalis:
- a CDS encoding amidohydrolase: MNKTLVQLRKRLHKYPELSGEEYATAKQIIEFVKEFKPTKIIDSIGGAGVAVVYEFENVGPTVVIRCELDALPIVEENTFAHQSKNSGVSHKCGHDGHMAIVAGLAEWLSATEFDKGNVVLLFQPAEETGKGATKVLEDDRFLNLNPDYVFALHNLPGEKIHSIIVKSSFFTATVQSFRIQLTGKKSHASEPENGVNPAMAISQLIQVIHTFANPNANSENFALLTPICIDLGEKNYGISPENAELHYTIRTWSGEVMSVLENKIKQAVSEISNTHTIKAEIDWFEFFPASNNNTECVGMIEKVANENNFELVEHPCSLKFGEDFGWFSLKYKSAIFGLGAGKHQPALHHADYDFPDEIIATGLLMFKGLITEILGK; encoded by the coding sequence ATGAATAAAACCTTGGTTCAATTACGAAAACGACTCCATAAATATCCAGAGCTTTCAGGCGAAGAATATGCAACTGCAAAACAAATAATTGAATTTGTAAAAGAATTTAAACCAACTAAAATTATCGATTCCATTGGTGGGGCAGGGGTTGCGGTTGTTTATGAATTTGAGAATGTTGGACCAACTGTTGTAATTCGTTGCGAATTAGATGCCTTACCCATCGTTGAGGAAAATACGTTTGCACACCAGTCCAAAAACAGTGGAGTATCTCATAAATGTGGTCATGACGGTCATATGGCTATCGTAGCTGGTTTAGCGGAATGGTTGTCCGCGACTGAATTTGATAAAGGAAACGTGGTCTTACTTTTTCAACCTGCAGAAGAAACAGGAAAAGGTGCGACTAAAGTTTTAGAAGATGATAGATTTTTAAACCTTAATCCCGATTATGTTTTTGCGCTTCATAACCTTCCCGGAGAAAAAATACATTCTATAATTGTAAAATCAAGTTTCTTTACAGCTACGGTACAAAGCTTCAGAATTCAATTAACAGGAAAGAAATCGCATGCTTCTGAACCAGAAAACGGAGTGAATCCGGCAATGGCAATATCACAATTAATTCAAGTTATACATACGTTTGCGAATCCGAATGCTAATAGTGAAAACTTTGCGCTGTTGACTCCAATTTGTATTGATTTAGGAGAAAAAAATTACGGAATTTCCCCTGAAAATGCAGAACTACATTATACTATACGCACATGGAGCGGTGAAGTTATGAGTGTTTTGGAAAATAAAATAAAACAAGCCGTAAGTGAAATATCTAATACCCATACAATAAAAGCAGAAATAGATTGGTTCGAGTTTTTTCCGGCTTCTAATAATAATACCGAGTGTGTGGGAATGATTGAGAAAGTTGCCAATGAAAATAATTTTGAATTAGTTGAGCACCCATGTTCCTTAAAATTTGGAGAAGATTTTGGTTGGTTTTCATTAAAATATAAAAGTGCTATTTTCGGTTTAGGAGCTGGGAAACATCAGCCTGCCTTGCATCATGCCGACTATGATTTTCCAGATGAAATTATAGCTACAGGCCTTTTGATGTTTAAAGGTTTAATTACTGAGATTTTGGGAAAATAG
- a CDS encoding porin family protein, with protein MQKLLILIFLLFNLSNFYGQDKSFNFGLKAGINYGKYTPNKNSIDYKYKIGFYAGGFFNISLEEKLEFQPEVLFALQGSKVNLGSLSIPNFDYNGNPLPNRNTYEFTYQVNELTVSIPLAIKVFFSKSFYLESGPQFGFIVDRSLNTSQQLLAGEDDSFVIREGDSFDFGVILGFGQKLSESLSLNLRSYSGLLKRDDDIKSFVFNLGIEYSL; from the coding sequence ATGCAAAAACTTTTAATTCTAATTTTTCTATTATTTAATTTATCAAACTTCTATGGACAAGATAAAAGTTTTAATTTCGGATTAAAGGCGGGAATTAATTATGGAAAATATACTCCAAATAAAAATTCTATAGATTATAAATACAAAATTGGATTTTATGCAGGGGGATTTTTTAATATCTCTTTGGAAGAAAAATTGGAATTTCAACCAGAGGTTTTATTTGCACTACAAGGTAGTAAGGTCAATTTGGGAAGTTTAAGTATTCCTAACTTCGATTACAACGGTAATCCATTACCCAATCGAAATACATATGAATTCACTTATCAGGTTAACGAATTGACTGTCTCTATACCATTAGCAATAAAAGTCTTTTTTTCCAAAAGCTTTTATCTTGAAAGTGGTCCGCAATTTGGATTTATTGTTGACAGAAGTTTGAATACGTCTCAGCAATTATTAGCTGGAGAAGATGATAGTTTTGTGATTAGAGAAGGAGATTCTTTTGATTTTGGAGTAATCCTTGGGTTTGGTCAAAAATTATCAGAAAGTTTATCCCTAAACTTAAGGTCATATTCTGGATTATTAAAACGAGATGATGATATTAAATCTTTTGTATTTAATCTAGGAATTGAATATAGTTTATAA
- a CDS encoding alpha/beta fold hydrolase, whose amino-acid sequence MRLWTVLIFAVLFHSCNTTSPYEVIDGILEVPENRLDSDSRTLKLTYKVLKAKKADSLKKPILYLQGGPGVPTLIMEENWKNHPFRNNRDIVLMDQRGTGASSDADCSNIGKAIIAVVRQDLSAKEELKALDSIFNQCSKVLNKKGVDLAGYNSQENAADFEALRKDLGYEQWNLLGASYGSRLGLTIMRDFPLSVRSSIFVGVFAPESQLLGETVIDFENSLFEVLKRCQQSEKCNSRYPNLKNRLLKILKKLKSEPLHLEYDSKPFVLNRRDALLLLHQSLYSRSSIADIPEIIEAMEKGNSEPIIKVLQRIEFMYNLVHWPMNNSVMAYEELPFMDSVEISNAQKKSELGFDIMTFEGLNSLSDWHPFRASVLENQPVISDVPTLLVSGSLDPVNPISNSIEALKHLKNGYGVVFPDESHDLVNPCLLQITEDFFNNPFNKPNLDCSTIRQPIEWNFHENAQ is encoded by the coding sequence ATGCGTTTATGGACAGTTTTAATTTTTGCAGTTCTCTTTCATTCATGTAATACAACTTCTCCGTATGAAGTCATAGATGGCATTCTAGAAGTCCCCGAAAACAGACTAGACTCAGATTCTCGCACTCTCAAATTGACATATAAAGTTCTTAAGGCTAAAAAAGCCGATTCTTTAAAGAAGCCTATTTTATATTTACAGGGTGGACCAGGTGTTCCTACCTTAATCATGGAAGAGAATTGGAAAAATCATCCTTTTAGGAACAATAGGGATATTGTACTTATGGATCAACGTGGAACAGGTGCGTCGTCCGATGCAGACTGTAGTAATATAGGTAAAGCTATTATTGCTGTGGTAAGACAAGACTTAAGTGCTAAAGAAGAATTGAAAGCCTTGGACTCAATCTTTAATCAATGTAGCAAAGTACTCAATAAAAAAGGGGTCGATTTAGCAGGCTATAATAGCCAAGAAAATGCTGCTGATTTCGAGGCCTTGCGCAAAGATTTGGGATATGAGCAATGGAATCTATTAGGAGCATCTTATGGTTCAAGATTAGGATTGACCATCATGCGCGATTTTCCACTTAGTGTTCGTAGCTCAATATTTGTAGGCGTTTTTGCTCCAGAATCTCAATTACTTGGAGAAACGGTTATCGATTTTGAAAATTCCCTTTTTGAGGTTCTCAAGCGTTGTCAACAAAGTGAGAAATGTAATAGCCGCTATCCAAACCTTAAAAATCGTTTATTAAAAATTCTAAAAAAGTTAAAATCTGAACCCTTGCATTTAGAATACGACTCAAAACCTTTTGTTCTAAACCGTCGAGATGCCTTACTATTATTACACCAATCACTTTATAGTCGCTCTTCAATAGCCGATATCCCCGAAATTATTGAAGCGATGGAGAAGGGTAATTCGGAACCCATAATCAAAGTCCTTCAACGTATTGAGTTTATGTACAATCTTGTTCATTGGCCTATGAACAATTCTGTCATGGCCTATGAAGAACTGCCATTTATGGATAGTGTTGAAATTAGTAATGCTCAGAAAAAATCTGAACTGGGATTTGACATTATGACCTTTGAAGGGTTAAACTCTCTATCCGATTGGCATCCATTTAGAGCTTCGGTCCTTGAAAACCAACCCGTGATTTCAGATGTTCCAACGTTGTTGGTTTCGGGCAGTTTGGACCCAGTCAATCCCATTAGTAATTCCATCGAAGCTTTAAAGCATTTGAAAAATGGTTACGGGGTCGTTTTCCCAGATGAAAGTCATGATTTGGTGAATCCCTGTTTGCTTCAAATAACCGAAGATTTTTTTAACAATCCATTCAATAAACCGAATTTAGATTGTAGCACAATAAGACAACCAATTGAATGGAACTTCCACGAAAACGCCCAATAG
- a CDS encoding transketolase family protein, with product MNKELDQLAADNIRALAVAMVEKANSGHPGGPMGGADYMHILYSEFFNYDPSDMKWPFRDRFFMDAGHLSTLMYAQYYLLGNYEKNDVANFRQWGSVTPGHPEVDVARGIENTSGPLGQGHTMGVGAAVAANFLKARFGDWMNHKIYGFISDGGVQEEISQGAGRIAGHLGLSNFIMFYDSNDVQLSSKTDEVTSEDTAKKYEAWGWKVVTIDGHDHEQIRKALTDANAETDKPTLIIGQTIMGKGCVTADGSPYEGYTELHGKPIGDTGADYEKTLINLGADVANPFDIYSKVEEYYEGIINKKKDQAQAKKKEIDAWRSSNAALSAKLDGFLEGKLPKLDFSSIEQKEGQATRAASSNVLAYLAQNVENMIVSSADLSNSDKTDGFLKKTHILKKGDFSGAFLQAGVAELTMATMANGIALHGGVMAVVATFFVFSDYMKPAIRLSCIQELPVKFVWTHDAFRVGEDGPTHQPIEQEAQIRLLEKLKNHSHDQSFVALRPADSQETNVAWKMAMENQKTPTGLILSRQGIKDVPAKSGNRYQEALGAEKGGYLVQEVANPDVILIANGSEVATLVAATKLLEEKEGLKVNIASIPSEGIFRQQSESYQEKVIPPNKPVFGLTAGLPVNLEGLAGPNGKVFGLEHFGYSAPATVLDEKFGFTGEQVYQQVVDFLK from the coding sequence ATGAATAAGGAACTAGATCAATTAGCAGCCGATAATATTAGGGCATTAGCTGTAGCGATGGTAGAAAAGGCAAACTCTGGACACCCAGGTGGGCCAATGGGAGGAGCAGACTATATGCACATTTTATACTCTGAATTTTTCAACTATGATCCTTCAGATATGAAATGGCCATTTCGTGACCGTTTTTTCATGGATGCGGGGCACTTATCGACATTAATGTATGCGCAGTATTACCTATTAGGTAATTATGAAAAGAATGATGTTGCTAATTTTAGACAATGGGGTTCGGTAACACCGGGTCACCCAGAAGTAGATGTTGCAAGAGGAATTGAAAATACATCAGGACCATTAGGTCAAGGGCATACAATGGGAGTTGGTGCTGCAGTTGCGGCAAATTTCTTAAAAGCTCGTTTTGGAGATTGGATGAACCATAAAATTTATGGCTTTATTTCTGATGGTGGTGTACAAGAAGAAATATCGCAAGGTGCAGGTAGAATTGCAGGTCATTTAGGGTTAAGCAACTTTATTATGTTCTACGATTCTAACGATGTTCAATTATCATCTAAAACAGATGAGGTAACTTCAGAAGATACAGCGAAAAAATATGAAGCATGGGGATGGAAAGTTGTAACTATAGACGGTCACGACCATGAACAAATAAGAAAAGCACTTACAGATGCTAATGCAGAAACAGATAAGCCAACACTAATTATCGGTCAAACGATTATGGGTAAAGGTTGTGTAACTGCAGATGGTAGTCCTTACGAAGGGTATACAGAATTGCACGGTAAGCCAATTGGCGATACAGGTGCAGATTACGAAAAGACCCTAATAAATTTAGGAGCAGATGTAGCAAATCCTTTCGATATCTATTCAAAAGTAGAAGAGTACTACGAAGGAATTATCAATAAAAAGAAAGACCAAGCACAAGCTAAGAAAAAAGAAATTGATGCATGGCGTTCTTCGAATGCTGCGTTATCTGCAAAATTAGATGGTTTCTTAGAAGGTAAATTACCTAAACTAGACTTTAGCTCTATTGAGCAAAAAGAGGGCCAGGCAACACGTGCAGCATCTTCTAATGTTTTGGCTTATTTAGCGCAAAATGTGGAGAATATGATTGTATCCTCTGCCGATTTATCGAACAGTGATAAAACAGACGGATTCTTAAAGAAAACACACATTTTAAAGAAAGGTGATTTCTCTGGAGCATTCTTACAAGCAGGTGTAGCAGAATTAACAATGGCAACTATGGCTAACGGTATTGCGCTTCATGGCGGAGTAATGGCGGTAGTAGCAACATTCTTTGTATTCTCAGATTATATGAAACCAGCTATTCGTTTAAGCTGTATTCAAGAATTACCAGTAAAGTTTGTATGGACGCATGATGCCTTTAGAGTAGGTGAGGACGGACCAACACACCAGCCAATAGAGCAAGAAGCTCAAATACGTTTGTTAGAGAAATTAAAGAACCACAGCCACGATCAAAGTTTTGTAGCCTTACGTCCTGCAGATTCTCAAGAAACAAACGTAGCTTGGAAAATGGCAATGGAAAACCAAAAAACGCCGACCGGACTTATTTTATCTCGTCAAGGGATAAAAGATGTACCAGCGAAGAGTGGTAACCGTTACCAAGAAGCATTAGGAGCAGAAAAAGGAGGATACTTGGTACAAGAAGTAGCGAATCCAGATGTAATTTTAATCGCTAATGGTTCTGAAGTAGCAACATTGGTAGCTGCAACAAAATTATTAGAAGAGAAAGAAGGATTAAAAGTGAATATCGCTTCCATACCATCAGAAGGTATATTCAGACAGCAGTCAGAATCATACCAAGAAAAAGTGATTCCGCCAAACAAACCAGTTTTCGGACTTACGGCAGGTTTACCTGTAAACCTAGAAGGCTTGGCAGGACCAAACGGTAAAGTATTCGGTTTAGAGCATTTTGGTTATTCTGCTCCGGCAACTGTACTTGATGAAAAATTCGGCTTCACAGGAGAGCAAGTATACCAACAAGTAGTAGATTTTTTAAAATAA
- a CDS encoding toxin-antitoxin system YwqK family antitoxin, with protein MSSNLENIDIEDWKLIKETSEEKIYEQSGIEKRIQIFENYTVEENYKNGKLHGLTIGRMNEPFTHFPENKSKIYLIENYKNGKLNGLQRGYYEDGSKTETNWLNDQMHGKVVSYFGNGQQEKERHYIKGKLEGKQMEWYINGQVKLEEVFVKGVPSGESLKYLESGYLKRKRYYQKGKIEGLVYELWDYKGNIIDGGIYSETEYKNDIPNGKETVYFPNNTKMREGVYKNGIEDGKRIWWNLNGSLAIKEYYENGELDGERFLYDEQGKLESIQKYAHGERIS; from the coding sequence ATGAGTAGTAATCTAGAAAATATAGATATTGAAGACTGGAAACTTATAAAAGAAACTTCTGAAGAAAAAATTTACGAACAGAGTGGTATTGAAAAACGAATACAGATTTTTGAAAACTACACGGTAGAGGAAAATTATAAAAATGGTAAGCTACATGGATTAACTATTGGTAGAATGAACGAACCTTTTACTCATTTTCCTGAGAATAAAAGTAAAATTTACCTAATTGAAAATTATAAGAATGGTAAACTAAATGGTTTACAAAGAGGCTATTATGAAGATGGTTCAAAGACCGAAACGAATTGGTTAAATGACCAAATGCATGGGAAGGTAGTTTCTTATTTTGGTAATGGACAACAAGAGAAAGAAAGGCATTATATAAAAGGAAAATTAGAAGGAAAACAAATGGAGTGGTACATAAATGGGCAAGTAAAACTTGAAGAAGTTTTTGTAAAAGGGGTTCCTTCTGGTGAAAGTCTAAAATATCTAGAAAGCGGTTATTTAAAAAGAAAAAGGTATTATCAAAAAGGAAAAATAGAAGGGTTGGTATATGAATTATGGGATTATAAAGGAAACATAATTGACGGTGGAATATACAGCGAAACGGAATACAAAAATGATATACCAAACGGTAAGGAAACGGTCTACTTTCCTAACAACACAAAAATGCGCGAAGGGGTTTATAAGAATGGAATAGAAGACGGGAAAAGAATTTGGTGGAATTTAAACGGTAGCTTGGCTATTAAAGAATACTATGAAAATGGCGAATTGGATGGCGAAAGATTTCTTTATGACGAACAAGGAAAACTTGAAAGTATTCAGAAATACGCTCATGGAGAACGAATTTCTTAA
- the fsa gene encoding fructose-6-phosphate aldolase gives MKFFIDTANLDEIKEAQDMGILDGVTTNPSLMAKEGITGADNILAHYKKICDLVDGDVSAEVISTDFEGMVKEGEKLVKISPQIVIKVPMIKEGVKAIKYFSDKGYRTNCTLVFSSGQALLAAKAGATYVSPFIGRLDDISTDGLGLIADIRLIYDNYGYETQILAASVRHVMHIIDCAKIGADVMTGGLSSITGLLKHPLTDSGLEKFLADYKKGN, from the coding sequence ATGAAATTTTTTATAGATACAGCAAATTTAGACGAGATTAAAGAAGCTCAGGATATGGGTATTTTAGATGGTGTTACCACAAACCCATCTTTAATGGCAAAAGAAGGAATTACAGGGGCTGACAACATTTTGGCGCATTACAAGAAAATATGTGATCTAGTAGACGGTGACGTTAGTGCTGAGGTTATTTCTACTGATTTTGAAGGTATGGTAAAAGAAGGCGAGAAGTTGGTTAAAATTAGCCCGCAAATCGTTATTAAAGTACCTATGATTAAAGAAGGTGTAAAAGCAATTAAATATTTCTCCGATAAAGGATATAGAACAAACTGTACATTGGTATTCTCTTCTGGTCAAGCATTATTGGCCGCGAAGGCGGGTGCAACTTACGTATCGCCCTTTATTGGTCGTTTAGATGATATCTCTACAGACGGATTAGGATTGATTGCAGATATTCGTTTAATCTATGATAACTACGGTTACGAAACTCAAATATTAGCAGCATCTGTACGTCACGTAATGCATATTATCGATTGTGCTAAAATTGGTGCTGATGTTATGACAGGTGGTTTAAGTTCAATTACCGGACTATTAAAGCACCCATTAACTGATAGTGGTTTAGAGAAGTTCTTGGCAGATTACAAAAAAGGAAACTAA
- a CDS encoding cytochrome-c peroxidase — protein MRYLNFKKIIELFLFLCIPLLTSCVSDNKKKSDQYIAIPIPKANKLVNALPLEIKSPVNNPQSKEKINLGRLLFFDPILSGDKDVACATCHHPDNGYAEFRDISIGVNGTGFGLAREFKKPNNIPFLKRNAHTIINTAFNGINSLDTYSPEDSPMFWDSRVNSLETQAIEPIKTLEEMRGLNFSEDEILKEVVLRLKEIPEYQKLFNNSFNEANAITIDNIGKAIAAYERTLITNNSSFDKYMRGDTEAISLGEKKGFQLFKKVGCINCHNGPMFSDYKIHTLSVPENNKLSIPDNGFEQQFGFRTPTLRNLRFTAPYMHNGTLTNLKAVLEFYEDLSFNKSRNPEVPIHTVDSLAKNLTLRVKDMSSIISFLNTLNDDSFDKTIPEKVPSGLEVGGEIN, from the coding sequence ATGAGATATCTTAATTTTAAAAAAATAATAGAACTTTTTTTATTTCTATGTATTCCTCTTTTAACAAGTTGTGTTTCGGATAACAAAAAAAAATCTGATCAATATATTGCAATCCCTATACCTAAAGCCAATAAACTAGTAAATGCTTTACCTCTAGAAATAAAATCACCTGTAAACAATCCTCAATCTAAGGAAAAAATTAACTTAGGTAGACTACTTTTTTTCGACCCAATTTTGTCAGGAGACAAAGATGTGGCATGTGCTACTTGTCATCATCCAGATAATGGCTATGCTGAATTTAGAGATATTTCAATTGGAGTTAATGGTACTGGGTTTGGTTTGGCAAGAGAATTTAAAAAACCAAATAACATTCCTTTTCTTAAAAGAAATGCACATACTATTATAAATACTGCTTTTAATGGTATAAATTCCTTAGATACATACAGTCCCGAAGATTCTCCTATGTTTTGGGACTCAAGAGTTAATAGTTTGGAAACGCAGGCAATAGAACCTATAAAAACACTTGAGGAAATGCGTGGCTTAAATTTTTCAGAAGATGAAATTTTAAAAGAGGTGGTTTTAAGGTTAAAAGAAATACCTGAATACCAAAAACTTTTTAATAATAGCTTTAATGAAGCCAACGCCATAACCATTGATAATATCGGAAAAGCCATAGCTGCTTACGAAAGAACCTTAATTACTAACAACTCCAGTTTCGACAAATATATGCGAGGCGATACCGAAGCTATTTCACTAGGTGAAAAAAAAGGTTTTCAATTATTTAAAAAAGTTGGCTGCATAAATTGCCATAATGGACCAATGTTTTCAGATTATAAAATACATACCTTAAGTGTTCCAGAAAACAACAAACTATCAATACCGGATAATGGTTTTGAGCAGCAATTTGGTTTTAGAACGCCGACACTTCGTAATTTACGGTTTACAGCGCCATACATGCACAATGGCACACTAACAAATCTTAAAGCGGTATTGGAATTCTACGAGGATTTATCCTTTAACAAATCTAGAAATCCTGAAGTTCCTATACATACTGTTGATAGTTTAGCCAAAAATTTGACTTTAAGGGTTAAGGACATGTCATCTATTATATCATTTTTAAATACTTTAAACGATGATAGTTTTGACAAAACTATCCCAGAAAAGGTACCTAGTGGTCTTGAAGTTGGTGGTGAGATTAATTAA
- a CDS encoding IS1182 family transposase: protein MQGKKEYQEKLFASFQLSERIPKNNFYRRLGSALDLGFLYKLTRPYYGESGQKSIDPVVFFKLCLVGYLENLISDRKLIAHCSMRLDILYFIGYDIDEELPWHSTISRTRQLFPESVFEEVFTNILQLCIEKGMVSGHTQAIDSAPVKANASMDTLELKVPEEELKEHLVRIRAISAMDREVPHRKSKDNKADKGDRSITASGKELNAIKSRNKKWAKDQDQRPGAGNKGAKYTSNKTHYSPTDPDARISVKPGKARKLNYLSQLSVDTAHHVITDIRAYHADGKDNQQLQDIVQRLQRRLWQQGLVFENCVADTGYSSGENYAFLENQGLKSFIPPHGTYKGGPDGFTYIREHDNYLCPQGKVIPFKKVFLDSRTKTKKKAYRASSKICKGCSIMESCLGKVNEKQFSVTYYRAEYERNIARVESPQGRYMKGKRQSTVEPVFGTLTQFMGMRKINTIGLEQANKVMHLSAIAYNLKKYLKFELKRSNSGLAKLAFKVFIKSTVQDMFSVFLRHQKVTF, encoded by the coding sequence ATGCAGGGAAAAAAGGAGTACCAGGAGAAGCTTTTCGCTAGTTTCCAACTTAGTGAACGTATACCGAAGAACAATTTTTACAGGCGTTTGGGATCCGCCCTTGATCTTGGTTTCCTCTATAAGTTGACTCGGCCCTATTATGGGGAGAGCGGTCAAAAGAGCATAGACCCCGTGGTGTTCTTCAAGCTTTGTCTGGTGGGTTATCTGGAGAACCTTATCAGCGACCGTAAACTGATTGCGCATTGTTCGATGCGCTTGGACATTCTTTATTTCATAGGCTATGACATTGATGAGGAACTTCCATGGCACAGTACCATAAGCCGTACACGCCAACTGTTTCCAGAGTCCGTTTTCGAGGAAGTGTTCACGAATATTTTACAGTTGTGTATAGAAAAGGGAATGGTAAGTGGTCATACCCAAGCGATAGATTCGGCACCGGTAAAGGCGAACGCGAGTATGGATACCTTGGAACTGAAAGTGCCCGAGGAAGAACTAAAGGAGCACTTGGTGCGGATACGGGCGATCAGCGCCATGGACAGGGAAGTGCCACACCGTAAGTCCAAGGATAATAAAGCGGATAAGGGCGATCGTAGTATTACCGCAAGTGGAAAGGAGCTGAATGCGATAAAGAGCCGTAACAAGAAGTGGGCGAAGGATCAGGATCAAAGACCCGGTGCAGGTAATAAAGGTGCGAAGTACACCAGTAACAAAACACATTATAGCCCAACGGACCCCGATGCCAGGATAAGTGTGAAACCCGGCAAGGCCAGAAAGCTGAACTATCTTTCTCAACTTAGTGTTGACACGGCGCATCATGTTATAACCGACATCAGGGCGTACCATGCAGATGGAAAGGATAACCAGCAATTACAGGATATCGTACAACGCTTGCAAAGAAGATTATGGCAACAAGGTCTGGTATTTGAAAACTGCGTGGCCGATACGGGGTATAGTAGCGGGGAGAACTATGCATTTCTGGAAAACCAAGGGCTAAAAAGTTTCATTCCACCGCATGGCACCTATAAAGGTGGTCCCGATGGGTTTACGTACATCAGGGAACACGACAATTATCTATGCCCACAGGGCAAGGTGATCCCTTTCAAAAAAGTGTTCCTTGACAGCCGGACCAAGACCAAAAAGAAGGCGTACCGCGCGTCGAGCAAGATCTGCAAGGGCTGCTCGATCATGGAAAGCTGCCTTGGAAAGGTCAACGAGAAACAGTTCTCGGTCACGTATTATCGGGCGGAATACGAACGGAACATCGCAAGGGTCGAGAGCCCACAGGGCAGGTATATGAAGGGTAAACGACAAAGCACCGTAGAACCCGTTTTCGGTACCCTCACCCAGTTCATGGGCATGCGCAAGATAAATACGATAGGTCTGGAACAGGCCAACAAGGTGATGCACCTCTCCGCAATCGCCTATAACCTTAAGAAGTACCTGAAATTTGAACTGAAACGTTCAAATAGTGGGCTAGCAAAGCTTGCTTTTAAGGTCTTTATAAAAAGTACTGTCCAAGATATGTTTTCAGTATTCCTAAGGCATCAAAAAGTGACATTCTAA
- a CDS encoding DinB family protein: MKQILILVGIGLSILSCSDTKNMPKVKSIPVEQLKNTHTNQEWFVPTKKAIEGLTVEQSNWKDSTENHSIGELVSHLIFWNEMNLKSFKGEEVSEFNGENKETFKKNNTVDWEIAKQRLDSIQIQWEILTEKATDEQITTWSMEILNMASHTAYHTGQIVYIRKRNGWWN; this comes from the coding sequence ATGAAACAAATATTAATTTTAGTCGGTATAGGATTATCAATATTAAGTTGTTCGGATACTAAAAATATGCCTAAGGTAAAATCAATACCGGTGGAACAATTAAAAAACACACATACGAATCAAGAGTGGTTTGTTCCAACAAAAAAAGCAATTGAAGGTCTTACCGTGGAGCAGTCTAATTGGAAGGACAGCACGGAAAATCATTCGATAGGTGAATTAGTTTCTCATTTGATATTTTGGAACGAAATGAATCTAAAATCATTTAAAGGAGAAGAAGTGTCGGAATTTAATGGTGAAAACAAAGAAACCTTTAAGAAAAATAATACTGTTGATTGGGAAATTGCAAAACAACGATTGGACAGTATTCAAATACAATGGGAAATACTGACGGAAAAAGCAACGGACGAACAAATTACAACGTGGAGTATGGAGATATTGAATATGGCATCACATACCGCATATCATACGGGACAAATTGTTTATATTAGAAAACGAAATGGTTGGTGGAATTAA